TCTGTTTGACTTGGCCTTTAATTGCAAAGTCTTTTGGAGAATACTTCCGTTGCATATTTTGGTTTGCGCTCTTCGTCACGGTTGCTTCTGTACATTATCACTGCATTGCTTCGACTGGGGTATTCTTAGTCATCGGTTGTTAGAGAGTCATGGTTCAGCTTTGGGCTGAACTTGTGCTTGTTTTGTGAGTATCGGCATGGAGCTGAAAACTCACTCTCTGTTTTCAGTAGTGTGGAATTCTATCTAACCTTGACATTCTTCTTAGACATGAATGATTCATGTACCCAAGTCTACTTCCATGTCTGTGTCAAACGGATATGTAGAAGTCTGCTATGCTGATTCCTACACAGTTTCATTCAACTCTTTCTGGAATCCATGCATACTACATGTGTTTAATTAGCCAATCTCTTTATTTGTGTTGAAATTAACAATTCAGTGTCCTTGCTGAGTACGAAAAATTTTAGCTAAGTATGTTACTATTTCATTCCAGATGATCCTCATCAAAGCAATCTTGTCCAGTCTCCTGCATATTCTTTTACCTCAATGAAAGGCTGGCTTTCAAGGAAATTCAGTTTTGCTTGAATGGGGTTgttcattaaaataaacaaaacaaaaaagggGGCTAGATTAGCATATTCATAATATTGTTTATAAATTGCACAGAAATAATTTTGGATCTGATGACTGGTTTGTACTTGTGCATAAATTAACTTGGGCacatttttatgattttattaatatgactGAGACAGTGGAATCTGATCTCATCAAAGATCCAAAATATTTTGTCTGTTTTACTCGTGCTAAGGACAACAAAATCTCCACTAGATTCTTCAAGATTTAAAAGTGTTTGTTGGGAAgattaataattcaaaatcgcATTTACCTTTGGTGCTTTTACCTTTTTGACTGCTATCCCTTATAACCTCACATTGTTTCCTCCTCTCCAGTTTCATTATCCAGAAAGGCTCTTTGCATGAGACATGTGACCTGACTCACACCAATAAGAGAATCAAATCAATTACTTAATTAGGAAGTTTTCAGTTTGTTTAATTTCAAGAAAACCCTCCTCCATTAACACAGAAGATAAATACTCAAGAAACCAAAAGCAAATTCAATAATATGTTATGATCACATGTAGGACAAAACCtgagaaagaaatgaaacCAGGTCTACATGAAATTTAAAGATACACATTTCCAATAAAAGTAACTGAAGTGTTGAGTGCCATATTATCATATGTACAATTGTTTTACTTTCAAGAATTGAATGTTTAATCCCTCCTCCTCCATACCAAACCAGAGGAAGCTGTGaagaataacaataataacaagaaataaaaatagtgacCCAAtgattgaagggaaagaaaaaaaagaggaagaagcCAGACTTCATGATGCCAAGCAACTTTCCCAAAAGAGTCTGTTCCTCTCCTTTTCATTCATCGGTTCACTAGTCGATTCTACAGAAACACATGATTTCTTATTCACTTGTACTCCATTAATATGCCCATCAACCCATGTGCGATAACTCTGAAcctcatcttcatcttcatcttcatgtTCTTGATATTGCTCTTTATTATGATCAGTAACACCATGAACGGATGCTTCTTCAACTTCACCGCTATTGGTATTATCACCAACACaggaataataataatagcaatCTGAAACATCACAGCTACAAGATTCTgcatcatcattatcatcaGGAGCAGCAGCAAGGTCTTTAGGATCAAGACCAACCTCAGAATCACCAGAGGCTTCTACAAGAAAGCAAGAAGACAAATCCACTCTCTTCTTAGTGTCCATTTGTCTAGAGCACAAAGACCAGAAGTcgtccatttttttttttttttgagagatagagagagagagagagttgaGGTTTCAAAGATTTCCATTCACATAAATATGGCCAAGTCCTTATATAAGCagagaaataaaaagtaaaagaaggTAATGGTAATGGTAATGGCGACCCATGAGTTTTGAAATGTAAAATTGTTTAGAGTCGGCCTCATGAAAGTGAATCATTTTCATTGACTAAAAAAAGAAGGCAAAAAAAACATAGAGAAAGAGATGGAAAATGAGACAACCATGTGGCCTAGTCTTCTAGAAGGAAGGGAATAGAGAGTAGAGAAATGTCCATCTAGAAGAAGGTTGCCAAAATAATCATTAATCTTCTGCCCAGTAAACCCCATCTATCCCATccctattattattattattattattattattattttaatttatttttgctaaCTTCTCTTGGACTGCCTataaacaaccccttaaattccATTATACTGCTTTTTGGTCTTttcatatttctatttaatggATTACTTTTCCAAAGTCTCTCAATAGCGAATGTCAACATTCTCTCCtataactataatatatatattattctctcaaattaataaattgtgcttttttcatattattctTTATAGTCTAAAGATTAAGTtgtaagatatttatttatttaaaatggaCAAGATATTCGAGTTAGTCCCTTAGTATAAATCAGAGAGAAAATTGTTAACCAAAtctaatttctattttatgtgATCTTAAGAATATAATCTTATATCAGCCCTTTTATTctgttgaaaaaaaaataaaatgtctTTAATGCTGGTTACAAAAgttaaaattcaatataaaataagagtaaacctttttatcatttaactAACCTTTGAGATTATTTACATGGAAATTATTGTCTAAAGTTGACTTAAAACATCTACTTAGAATATTCCTAAAACGTGGTCAAAAGACAATTTGAACCGCTAAAAACTTGAATCGATTTATTACTAGATCGGTCAAATTTAGAATTAGCTTAATAAAtgatttgatttataaattacttaaaatttttaaagataataattaattaaagtctAATATCGTATAGAATTTGAGCTCGAACCGCTAGCCAAACCAGTCAAgtcttaaagaaaatatatgaatataaagtttatatttaaatttaaatttaatttatttaaaatttatataaaaatattaaactatattgttaaaatatttagttaagaaaattcaaatttagtttaaaacttaaaaaaattacctaaatttaattatatttttaaaacatataattattataataaatgccataaaaatattaaataaataaattagaggATGTGAtagatttcttttcaaatccggctttcataatttttaatataaacttttaattttttattttactattttgaaccggatataataataattaaaaccaTAATGAACCTTCCGTAAACTACCGCTAAACTGTTCGACACTTAACCGCAAACTGAACTTTTAATATGCGGTCCGACCTTTCAATGATCTTGAACCCGGTTCCGAGTAAGTTCAGATGCTTGACCTAGTCTACTGTATATGAACTGCCCCCCTTTTTAggtaataattaaataaatgagtgGCTTCATGACTTATacgaaaagaaataaacagaaggaagaaattgcaataatgaaatatgggcctaacttatttttaaaattgtaaagaAGCAACGGCTATTCTATGATACCCCTTTAATAATCGGCCGACTTGAAGACTTTGACATCTTCTGGAGGGAAAAATAAACAGAATGAAAACTCCCTAAAGAAAATTTCGGACAAAATTCAATGATcaatagcaaatcaaattcattCAACATTAAACACTCGAATATTTGTTTTCAACAAttgttttagaaattctacaTAATGACATTAGTTCAAAAAAGGCTTTGGGTACGAGTAAATCTAGGTTTAGAAAACTGGAAACCCTAGTCATTATAGATTTTTCATGTTTGAAACGTGGAAGATCTTTCAAGGGGACTTTATTGGAAAAATTCCtcacaaaataaataacttcTGGACTAGCCCGCGaaatatcataatattttagttgattaattgaattttgagACAATAACAGTTAATTGATTATGTTCAGATTCGATTTGGATGATCAATATTTACCCCACATTTTTAAATGTGATATCTGGGCAAGAGAGTCCTTAAAATCATCGTTTAAAATGTAACAGTAgctcatataaatatatatgtattaacaGTGGCTCAATTCAAATACCATTTTGCTTTTATAcccgaaaaagaaaaacaaaagaattgtAAGCTTGACTTCTTCACGGTAGCGGTGGCATCGTACTTAACTCAATTGCTTACGGCAATCACATTTGATTGATCACACACTTATATTAGACCTCTCAAGTCATCATAGTCGTCCACGTGTTAGATTGGACAGCAGTGATGGCCCCATATGGACATGGAAATTGCCAAAAGTGACTAGGCTTTCCTCCTGTTAGGCCTATCAATATGTGAATAACGCCATGTGTAGTGCATTTCCTAAGTTCCTTGTCATGCGCATTTGAGAGTTCCATCCATCAAAATCTTCCATCTTACATTCAATTGATCACTTTTCGGTTGTAGAATAgatgatataatttataatgcCTTGCCCCAAAAAGACAAATGATTTTATCCCAACTTGTAAAGTGGGCTAATCCCTAATCAAATATTATTCTAATAGAGCCGTTTAATTCTGGTTTTAGTACAGCAGTACTCAATTGACTGATTTGAAACTCATCATGCCTACTTTTATCTGCCCAAAGCATCAGCATCCATCACGCAAGCATTATTTGCAAATACAAAGATCAGCGGATCAAACCACAAACATCACCATCTATATGCACGAATCCGAACCTTTTGTCTCTACCCACCTTCTAGACTTGATGtgtgataaaagaaaacaatatatatatatatatgaatgaaGCACAAATACGTGCAAGTTGATTTAAACGTGACACCGGCAAATTCCGATAAGACTATTAATAATAGGATTCGtacaaatatataagaattttaacTTCGTCAAAAATCACCACCACTAGTCTCCAACTTGGACACAATAGAATCCATTATTCAGATGCGATTCTCAGCAAGATCATGAGCCAAAAACAGCCGTGAAGGGTACAATCCTGTAGTTGCGTATTTCACCAGTTCTTACAATGATCTAGcagttaaaaggaaaaaataataataacaattactaagcacaaagaaaagaagaggcAAGCCTGAATTCATGAATAAAAATGCGGTCAATAGTGTTCTCTGTACCCAGTTCAAATGACAAACCATGATCAAGCAATCCAGCTAATGTTATATTTCAGAccttaaaaatatcaatttcacTA
The Ricinus communis isolate WT05 ecotype wild-type chromosome 1, ASM1957865v1, whole genome shotgun sequence DNA segment above includes these coding regions:
- the LOC8287200 gene encoding uncharacterized protein LOC8287200 — translated: MDDFWSLCSRQMDTKKRVDLSSCFLVEASGDSEVGLDPKDLAAAPDDNDDAESCSCDVSDCYYYYSCVGDNTNSGEVEEASVHGVTDHNKEQYQEHEDEDEDEVQSYRTWVDGHINGVQVNKKSCVSVESTSEPMNEKERNRLFWESCLAS